From a region of the Salinispira pacifica genome:
- a CDS encoding B12-binding domain-containing radical SAM protein: MSNIVLTSVNAGYSHPNFGLRYILANMGELESSTRIVEGTRRGGREPMIREIVSHAPAIIGISVAVWNHQDSRELAAALRDLLPDSVIVMGGPEAGYLAGDGPGYASHPLFEHADLVVRGEGEILFPELCRKILSEIDKAGRPGQTSLRRRAKELIPETRRFQQLSPRQLEKIRLPYHLLSDHDIVHRRLYIETSRGCPFRCEFCLSSVQGAVRNIPLEGIFPPSGAIGRRGDAFSSLLTVHSTWIFPGRRRCWTCFWSYSVMNGGMTLTSSLRWCRTGCLMS, translated from the coding sequence ATGTCCAATATCGTACTCACCAGTGTCAATGCAGGGTACAGCCACCCCAATTTCGGCCTCAGATACATTCTGGCCAATATGGGCGAGCTGGAATCTTCCACCCGAATTGTGGAGGGCACCCGCCGGGGCGGACGTGAGCCCATGATCCGGGAAATTGTGAGCCATGCCCCGGCGATCATCGGTATTTCGGTGGCGGTGTGGAACCATCAGGACTCCCGGGAACTGGCCGCCGCCCTCAGGGATCTGCTTCCGGATTCGGTGATTGTGATGGGCGGACCGGAGGCGGGCTATCTGGCAGGGGACGGCCCGGGCTATGCCTCCCACCCCCTGTTTGAACATGCCGATCTTGTCGTACGGGGAGAGGGGGAAATTCTTTTCCCGGAGCTCTGCAGGAAGATTTTGTCCGAAATTGATAAGGCTGGAAGGCCCGGCCAAACCAGCCTGAGACGGCGTGCAAAAGAGCTGATTCCCGAAACCCGGCGGTTTCAGCAGTTGAGCCCCCGGCAGCTGGAGAAAATACGGCTTCCATACCATCTGCTCAGCGATCACGATATTGTGCACCGCCGGCTGTACATCGAAACCAGCAGAGGCTGTCCTTTCCGTTGTGAGTTTTGTCTCTCCAGTGTGCAGGGAGCGGTGCGGAATATTCCCCTGGAAGGGATTTTTCCGCCATCCGGCGCTATTGGGCGGCGGGGGGACGCTTTTTCAAGTTTATTGACCGTACATTCAACCTGGATATTTCCCGGGCGGCGGCGGTGCTGGACCTGTTTCTGGAGCTATTCCGTGATGAACGGCGGAAT
- a CDS encoding L-2-amino-thiazoline-4-carboxylic acid hydrolase, with product MQSTAMQIMEMNRLISYDALFATLAVMVVLHILLIRARRWRALVLFHSVGAVNTLVEFFMVNRGIRVLQGEMWARTLALFELAWLDSGWFVMLTYLNSMFLFRLLSRNRHAHTRQGRTLQPARLSSSGQNLRPMDSNFLMYVNLLFFAGMVLASINYGVFDGSVLARRIFQRPRLVQTYQILSVAIPFVGMIFLGFKRVALVVLVQGVIYGSAFQFRLLLGGIRQASVARPWDLMVDAMTLASSLIVTIAFFSVLMGIIDMDRHGDRRRLGPAARWIRIRIAAVQQMRRSGQGALLWLPVLVSMYVRKTLGRLWKDLPPASDWKDRQSRGLVSDAVLMYRELLKRLPAARALDIIREIIYVSAMRFLSDSIPVMGPDFFKKSEAQLEEDVISLVDRFPNTDYRLDTVKYPRLRYLVTKCRFVDLVHQLGHPELATAFCAADGAFFVERQPMISMDRPKTIAEGYEICDFDFTVTD from the coding sequence ATGCAGTCTACGGCTATGCAGATTATGGAAATGAACCGTCTCATCAGTTATGACGCCCTCTTTGCCACTCTGGCGGTGATGGTGGTTCTTCACATCCTGTTAATCCGTGCCCGGCGATGGAGGGCTCTGGTCCTCTTTCATTCGGTGGGGGCGGTGAACACCCTGGTGGAATTTTTCATGGTGAACCGGGGAATCCGTGTTCTTCAAGGTGAGATGTGGGCCCGCACCCTTGCACTCTTTGAACTCGCCTGGCTGGATTCCGGGTGGTTCGTCATGTTGACCTATTTGAACAGCATGTTTCTCTTCCGTCTGCTCTCACGGAACAGGCATGCCCATACCCGCCAGGGACGGACTCTGCAACCTGCCCGGCTCAGCAGCTCAGGTCAGAATCTGCGTCCCATGGACAGCAATTTTCTCATGTATGTGAATCTGCTCTTCTTCGCAGGGATGGTGCTGGCAAGCATCAATTACGGGGTGTTTGACGGCTCGGTGCTGGCCCGGCGGATTTTTCAGCGCCCCAGACTGGTTCAGACCTACCAGATACTCTCGGTGGCCATACCCTTTGTGGGGATGATTTTTCTGGGCTTTAAACGGGTCGCTCTGGTGGTTCTGGTCCAGGGGGTGATATACGGATCGGCATTTCAGTTCCGGCTGCTTTTGGGAGGAATCCGTCAGGCATCGGTGGCCCGGCCCTGGGATCTGATGGTGGACGCCATGACTCTTGCATCATCATTAATCGTGACAATAGCGTTTTTCTCGGTGCTGATGGGTATTATTGATATGGACCGCCACGGCGACCGGCGCCGGCTGGGGCCTGCAGCCCGATGGATCCGCATACGGATAGCGGCGGTCCAGCAGATGCGCCGGAGCGGGCAGGGGGCCCTGCTGTGGCTGCCGGTACTGGTCTCCATGTATGTTCGGAAAACTCTGGGCCGGCTCTGGAAAGATCTCCCCCCGGCATCAGACTGGAAGGACCGTCAGTCCAGAGGTCTTGTGTCTGATGCCGTGCTCATGTACCGGGAGCTTCTCAAGCGGCTTCCCGCCGCCCGGGCCCTGGATATCATACGGGAGATTATATACGTTTCCGCCATGCGCTTTCTCAGCGACAGCATACCGGTAATGGGGCCGGACTTTTTCAAAAAGAGCGAAGCGCAGCTGGAAGAGGATGTGATCTCACTGGTTGACCGCTTTCCCAACACCGACTACCGTCTGGATACGGTAAAGTATCCGCGGCTGCGCTATCTGGTTACCAAATGCCGCTTCGTGGACCTGGTGCACCAGCTGGGGCATCCCGAGCTGGCCACCGCCTTCTGTGCCGCCGACGGCGCATTTTTTGTTGAGCGCCAGCCCATGATCTCCATGGACCGCCCGAAAACCATCGCCGAAGGTTATGAGATCTGTGATTTTGATTTTACGGTTACCGACTAG
- a CDS encoding FliG C-terminal domain-containing protein: MELVTALESSDPELADEIKRRMFVFEDLVMLDPGALGKLLSQADPGDLALAVKRLPEELAGHLRNVMGEAKYASLKERSDGLGPVRVQDVDGARMRIIQVLKELEEAGEVLVGRQGEMIE; the protein is encoded by the coding sequence ATGGAGCTGGTAACCGCCCTAGAGAGCAGTGACCCGGAGCTGGCCGATGAAATTAAACGGCGGATGTTCGTGTTTGAAGATCTGGTGATGCTTGATCCCGGAGCCCTGGGAAAACTCCTTTCCCAGGCCGACCCCGGGGATCTTGCCCTGGCGGTGAAACGGCTGCCCGAGGAGCTTGCAGGACATCTCAGAAACGTAATGGGTGAAGCCAAATATGCTTCCCTGAAGGAAAGATCCGACGGGCTTGGGCCGGTGCGGGTACAGGATGTTGACGGAGCCCGTATGCGGATCATCCAGGTGCTGAAGGAGCTTGAGGAGGCCGGTGAAGTACTGGTGGGGCGGCAGGGTGAAATGATCGAGTAA
- a CDS encoding flagellar motor switch protein FliM has protein sequence MPEYPDYYDPEIILGHKGTAGDELRIKAYDFTRPDKFSWFQIRTISLVHEILSRKLTDRLSGLLEVKPKISVSMVDQSTFQEFLDLCNPRSLFAVYRFHESSGAFLLQSDPAGNNLLLDSFAGSGQTRPEQTGSVPGSPGTGSPVTDGQVPGGQVARGQVASGPETIGNVSSLTELEIEILSPLYHSLAGDLGSAWWFFEDDHIRLEGMENDTQFARIIPPNEMVVFAEIDISTSLGSWKLRCVYPYITLESRLEQLSFSYWYTRIRPGGSSLGRDRVSRLPVQAGVELLIEPLTLRELERLKPGDSLEIPLDAMEQCRIRANGKDIEKCTVSSLEGERLEIAPILPGSNDREREDHLMSMIRREIREGLAHSLPRLQQLSGDSAAEGRDERRNPARGSGNLNASREKPGDKAALNHWAQSSRGLQNGFPGDGREYGDESPGVIQTLTVNQGAFLHQLMSPERVSIQAALLMQLGHALGADYLARSESRLREHIVRRLSTCSSQPDFFHAALNGYIRRKLDDYRNPVHMNCSGIEKTVEILNYSPEWLKWSW, from the coding sequence ATGCCGGAATACCCCGATTACTATGATCCTGAAATAATACTGGGCCACAAGGGCACGGCTGGGGATGAATTGCGGATCAAGGCTTATGACTTCACCAGGCCGGACAAATTCAGCTGGTTCCAGATCCGCACCATTTCTCTGGTACACGAGATCCTATCCCGGAAACTCACCGATCGGCTGAGTGGTCTTCTGGAAGTGAAACCGAAGATTTCGGTATCCATGGTGGATCAGTCAACCTTTCAGGAATTTTTGGACCTATGCAATCCCCGCTCCCTGTTCGCCGTGTACCGTTTCCATGAATCATCCGGTGCCTTCCTGCTCCAAAGCGACCCGGCGGGAAACAATCTTCTCCTGGATAGTTTTGCAGGGTCAGGGCAAACCAGGCCTGAACAAACCGGCTCCGTTCCCGGAAGCCCCGGTACTGGAAGCCCAGTAACTGATGGTCAAGTGCCCGGTGGACAAGTGGCCAGGGGACAAGTGGCCAGCGGTCCCGAAACAATCGGGAACGTCTCCTCCCTCACAGAGCTGGAGATTGAAATTCTTTCACCTCTCTACCATTCCCTGGCCGGGGATCTGGGATCTGCCTGGTGGTTTTTCGAGGACGATCATATCCGCCTGGAGGGGATGGAGAACGACACCCAGTTTGCCCGGATTATCCCTCCCAATGAAATGGTGGTGTTTGCGGAAATCGATATCAGCACTTCCCTGGGCAGCTGGAAGCTGCGCTGTGTGTATCCGTATATCACCCTGGAATCCAGACTGGAACAGCTGAGCTTCAGCTACTGGTATACCCGGATACGGCCCGGTGGCAGCAGTCTTGGTAGAGACCGGGTAAGCCGCCTCCCCGTTCAGGCGGGGGTGGAGCTGCTTATTGAGCCCCTGACCTTACGCGAACTGGAACGGCTGAAACCCGGCGACAGCCTTGAAATTCCACTTGACGCAATGGAGCAATGCCGCATCCGGGCCAACGGAAAGGATATCGAAAAGTGCACTGTGTCCTCACTGGAAGGGGAACGCCTTGAAATCGCTCCGATCCTTCCGGGTTCGAACGACCGTGAACGGGAAGATCATCTTATGTCCATGATACGCCGGGAAATCCGGGAAGGGTTGGCACACAGCCTTCCCCGGCTTCAGCAGCTGTCCGGGGATTCAGCTGCCGAAGGGAGGGATGAACGGCGAAATCCGGCACGGGGTTCCGGGAATCTGAATGCCTCCCGGGAAAAGCCCGGTGACAAAGCAGCCCTGAACCACTGGGCTCAATCATCCCGGGGGCTGCAGAATGGATTTCCGGGGGACGGTCGGGAGTATGGGGACGAATCTCCGGGGGTTATTCAGACCCTTACGGTGAATCAGGGCGCCTTTCTTCATCAGCTCATGAGCCCGGAACGGGTAAGTATTCAGGCGGCCCTTCTCATGCAGCTGGGACATGCCCTGGGGGCGGATTATCTCGCCCGGAGTGAATCACGGCTCCGGGAGCATATTGTTCGCCGGCTGAGCACCTGCAGTTCGCAGCCTGATTTTTTCCATGCCGCCCTGAACGGCTATATCAGAAGAAAGCTGGATGACTATCGGAACCCTGTACATATGAACTGTAGCGGTATTGAGAAAACGGTGGAAATTCTGAATTACTCCCCAGAATGGTTGAAATGGAGCTGGTAA
- the fliN gene encoding flagellar motor switch protein FliN has product MKLDAVKDVTVPVTVVLGENRIRIEDLHRMGEGSIVELTSIAGEPVELYASGEKVAEGEVVIIDENFGLRITKLSDEGGRYAGIPRLL; this is encoded by the coding sequence ATGAAACTCGATGCAGTCAAGGATGTGACCGTACCGGTCACCGTGGTACTGGGAGAAAATAGAATCCGGATTGAGGATCTCCACCGGATGGGTGAAGGCTCTATTGTGGAATTAACCTCCATTGCCGGAGAGCCTGTGGAATTGTATGCCTCGGGCGAAAAGGTAGCAGAAGGAGAAGTGGTGATTATTGATGAAAACTTCGGCCTTCGAATTACCAAACTCAGCGATGAAGGGGGCAGGTATGCCGGAATACCCCGATTACTATGA
- a CDS encoding helix-turn-helix domain-containing protein: MGLIQCREHVHFLPYLQGHLGVLRTGAVTLLHNESSRVVHAPCLILVPPSRKEKIELMGDNRFLSLPGLIWQETMEELAEAGLYFTRGSHQVEAGRGDCDYVSRCMEHCAGETSAESASGEYMMRSIAVHLICLFHSRLYIRLEDKSPWSMEDAMNFIQLHYDKQFTLEFFRRRCAMNTSSFSREFKSRSGYSLFEYINMVRVKKACRMLKQGESSILDISISLGYNNISFFNRYFKKIMGQTPGEFRRSC; the protein is encoded by the coding sequence GTGGGATTAATTCAATGCAGGGAACATGTTCATTTTCTCCCCTATCTGCAGGGGCACCTGGGAGTGCTGCGGACAGGTGCGGTCACCCTGCTGCACAATGAGAGCAGCAGGGTGGTGCATGCTCCGTGCCTCATCCTTGTCCCTCCGTCCAGAAAAGAAAAGATAGAACTCATGGGTGACAACCGCTTCCTCTCCTTACCCGGACTGATCTGGCAGGAAACCATGGAGGAACTGGCGGAAGCAGGATTATATTTCACCAGGGGATCGCATCAGGTGGAAGCAGGGCGTGGGGACTGTGATTATGTTTCCCGGTGCATGGAACACTGTGCCGGTGAGACATCTGCGGAATCAGCTTCCGGCGAATATATGATGCGCAGCATTGCCGTCCACCTCATCTGTCTGTTTCACTCCAGATTATACATCCGCCTTGAAGATAAATCTCCCTGGAGCATGGAAGATGCAATGAACTTCATTCAACTCCATTATGATAAGCAGTTCACTCTTGAGTTTTTCCGCCGCAGATGTGCCATGAATACCAGCAGTTTCAGCAGGGAATTCAAATCCCGCAGCGGATATTCGCTCTTTGAGTACATCAACATGGTACGGGTGAAAAAGGCCTGCAGAATGCTCAAGCAGGGGGAATCCAGTATCCTGGATATCAGCATATCACTGGGATACAACAACATATCCTTTTTCAACCGCTACTTTAAGAAAATTATGGGGCAGACTCCCGGTGAATTCCGGCGCTCCTGCTGA
- a CDS encoding MATE family efflux transporter: MSDSSHNSPASSASRRIQLLAHGPVPKTLFSLAAPAIAGMLVLAVYNVVDTVFVSFLRDTTAIAATGIVFPLFQLIGAVGLTFGMGAASVISRRMGENKYKEAEQSGATAFYSSLAAGLLLSLIGAIFIEPILRVFGATDSIIAQGSLYGRIILGGSVFQILNMTLNNLLRSEGASLYSSMGQILGAVLNIILDPIFIFVLDMGITGAAVATIIAQSVSTAFLISFYLRGRGAINPLRPGSVRINLPTYRAIMALGAPTLVRQLLGSVSFGILNNAASAFGDAAIAAISVTMRIFMLLLMALIGLAQGLQPLVGYNYGSGNIPRVREGIRVVYITAALVGLVAGIIAMIFAPGIMRFFAPQDPDVIRMGSMAMRYMAVVMVPTGLLLMFGGIFQALGDGRSAMILAAGQQGGFLIPLVIFLPKVLGIHGVFLAQPAGFLFSFFIGLILIRKSSHALSKAERELSAAAP, translated from the coding sequence ATGAGCGACTCTTCACACAACAGCCCTGCGTCATCGGCCTCCAGGCGAATTCAGTTGCTTGCCCACGGCCCGGTCCCCAAAACCCTGTTCAGCCTTGCGGCCCCTGCAATTGCGGGAATGCTTGTCCTGGCGGTGTATAACGTGGTGGATACCGTTTTTGTCAGTTTTCTTCGGGATACCACGGCAATAGCCGCCACCGGAATCGTCTTTCCCCTCTTTCAGCTGATCGGCGCAGTGGGGCTCACCTTCGGCATGGGAGCGGCAAGCGTAATCAGCCGGAGAATGGGGGAGAATAAATATAAAGAAGCGGAACAATCAGGTGCCACTGCATTCTACTCATCACTGGCGGCGGGCCTGCTTCTCTCCCTCATCGGCGCAATTTTTATAGAACCCATTCTGAGGGTTTTCGGGGCAACAGATTCAATTATTGCACAGGGCAGTCTCTATGGGCGGATCATATTGGGAGGCTCGGTGTTCCAGATACTCAATATGACGCTGAACAATCTTCTCCGCTCTGAAGGCGCATCCCTGTACAGCAGCATGGGACAGATTCTGGGTGCGGTCCTGAATATTATTCTGGATCCGATCTTCATTTTTGTTCTGGATATGGGGATTACCGGAGCTGCGGTGGCCACCATTATTGCACAATCGGTTTCCACGGCATTTCTTATCAGTTTTTACCTTCGAGGGCGGGGTGCCATTAATCCCCTCCGGCCGGGCAGCGTCAGAATCAACCTGCCAACCTACCGGGCAATAATGGCCCTGGGTGCGCCTACCCTGGTTCGGCAGCTGCTGGGGAGCGTCTCCTTCGGCATCCTGAACAATGCAGCCTCGGCGTTCGGGGATGCTGCCATCGCAGCCATCAGCGTGACTATGCGGATTTTTATGCTGCTTCTGATGGCTCTTATCGGGCTGGCACAGGGACTTCAACCTCTTGTGGGATATAACTACGGTTCGGGAAACATTCCCCGGGTGAGGGAAGGAATCCGTGTGGTGTATATAACCGCAGCACTGGTGGGACTGGTTGCGGGAATCATAGCGATGATTTTCGCCCCGGGAATCATGAGGTTTTTCGCCCCCCAGGATCCCGATGTAATCAGGATGGGAAGCATGGCCATGCGCTACATGGCGGTGGTGATGGTTCCTACCGGGCTGCTGCTGATGTTCGGAGGCATATTCCAGGCTCTGGGTGACGGCAGGTCCGCCATGATTCTGGCGGCAGGTCAGCAGGGAGGTTTTCTGATTCCATTGGTGATATTTCTCCCCAAAGTCCTGGGTATCCACGGGGTGTTTCTGGCTCAGCCCGCCGGTTTTCTCTTCAGCTTTTTCATCGGGTTGATACTTATCCGCAAAAGTTCCCATGCGCTGAGCAAAGCGGAGCGGGAACTGTCAGCGGCCGCCCCCTGA
- a CDS encoding MarR family winged helix-turn-helix transcriptional regulator — protein sequence MEEPQQQFSRILTEFFDRMSSWEQGLVEGSGISLPQMHVLETLGNHRKLRMKELAEKLGVTTGTLTVMVQRLLQKDLIRRIRDEEDRRSSFIDLSPLGEEIYKRHHSLHDELIGELVIRLGDRESEHFFASMEKVIEVL from the coding sequence ATGGAAGAACCACAGCAGCAATTTTCCAGAATCCTCACAGAATTTTTCGACCGGATGAGCTCATGGGAGCAGGGGCTGGTTGAAGGAAGCGGAATCTCCCTTCCCCAGATGCATGTTCTGGAAACCCTGGGAAATCACCGGAAGCTGAGAATGAAGGAGCTGGCAGAGAAGCTTGGTGTCACCACAGGGACTCTCACAGTGATGGTGCAGCGTCTCCTGCAGAAGGATCTGATCCGGCGTATCCGGGACGAAGAGGACCGAAGATCAAGCTTTATTGATCTCAGCCCCCTGGGAGAGGAGATCTACAAGCGGCATCACAGCCTCCATGACGAGCTCATCGGAGAACTGGTAATCCGCCTGGGTGACCGAGAGAGCGAACACTTCTTTGCTTCCATGGAGAAGGTAATTGAAGTGCTCTGA